The DNA segment AGGGTTAATGAGCTGGAAGGGCAAAGATGCCGGGAAATGATATTTTCCAGGTACTGGTTCTGGATATCAAACTGACTTTTGATATCTATCAAAAAAATAATGGAATAATTTTCTGAGGTCTTTTTTATAATTTCATAAACGCCATTGCGCAACGTCACCACGGAGGTTCCCTCTTTAATGCCCTGCAAATTTGAGGGAAAGGCCCGGAATGAGCTCCAGAATTTAAGGTTCCCCTCTTTATATACCAAAATGTTAATACCCTGGCTGCGGTAAGTTTTAATAAAGTTTAAACCATGGTTTTCATCCTGGTCATACCTTTTGGCATTTTCTACCTGTTTATCATCTGATAAAAAATCATAGACAATCCGCTCCTTAGCTTCTAGCTTTTCCTGAAGCTGACGGGCCTCATAAGCAAGCAGTTCTTTTTTAGTAATAGAATGCTTTAAAGATAAAGCAGTAACGATACAACAAGCGCCCAGTATCAATAAAAGAAATCTGATTTTACCTCTTATACTCACGCTTGTTATATTTTTAGGTGTTCATTATAAAAACATTATGAGCTAACTGCTGGCAGAACTTGTCTGCACTGCTCTGCTCACCTTTTTTACCAGGCCTTGTAATACATTTCCCGGGCCAACTTCAATAAACTCATCCGCTCCATCCGCAATCATCCGCTCAATGGTCTGCGTCCACTTCACCGCACCCGTCAACTGGGTAATCAGGTTGGCCTTTATTTTTTGAGGATCCGTATTTGGCACAGGTTCAACGTTCTGATAAATTGGACACACAGGCGCTTGAATGGTTACTTTTTCGATCGCTTCCTGAAGTTCTAATCTTGCAGGTTCCATTAACGGAGAGTGAAAGGCACCTCCCACATTGAGCTTCAATGCGCGTTTTGCTCCCGCTTCAGTCAGTTTCTGGCAGGCCAGATCTACACCTTCAATACTACCTGAAATTACGATCTGTCCCGGACAATTGTAATTTGCAGCTACAACAACCGCATCAATTTCCTGACAAATATTTTCAACGACCTCATCAGCCAGACCAAGTATAGCGGCCATGGTTGAGGGTTCCAGTTCACATGCTTTCTGCATGGCATTGGCCCTTGTAATGACCAGTTTAAGGCCATCCTCAAAAGACAGGGCAGAAGCGGCTACAAGTGCCGAAAACTCTCCCAAAGAGTGGCCTGCTACCATGTCCGGATTAAATGCATCGCCCAGCGTTTTAGCCAGTATTACAGAATGCAGAAATATGGCCGGCTGTGTAACTTTTGTTTGTTTAAGCTCTTCTTCAGAACCGGAAAACATAATGTCGCTAATCCGGAAACCTATAATTTCATTTGCTTTCTCGAACAAGATCCTCGCTGCTTCATTCTCGTAAAGTTCCTTACCCATGCCCGAAAACTGAGCCCCTTGTCCTGGAAATATATATGCTTTCATCTGTTGGTTTATTTTAATGAAGGCTATTTGCCCTATGTTGATATAATTTTTTAATTAGTGAAGATTGGCTGTGATCAATCTTAAAAACTCTGCCCTTGTTTTGTCCTTTGCAAATTCCCCTGTAAATGCCGAAGTGGTGGTAACTGAGTTTTGTTTTTGTATGCCCCTCATTGCCATGCATAAGTGCTTGCATTCTATCACCACTGCAACGCCTGCTGGCATTAACGTATCCTGGATACAATCTCTGATCTCATTGGTAAGCCGCTCCTGTACCTGCAGTCTTCTTGCAAAGGCATCAACTATACGCGGAATTTTACTTAAGCCTACAATGTGCCCATTTGGTATATAAGCAATATGGGCCTTACCAAAAAACGGGAGCATATGGTGTTCGCACATAGAGAAAACTTCTATATCCTTTACCACAACCATCTGGCTGTAATCTTCTTTAAACATTGCTGAACGCAATATCTCTGCAGGGTTAAGGTCATAACCATGTGTTAAATATTGTAAGGCCTTAGCTACGCGTTCAGGCGTTTTTATTAAACCTTCACGGTTTGGATCTTCCCCCAGCTGGCCAAGGATGTCTTTATAATGATGTGCAACTGCAGCGATTTTGCCTTCGTTATAACGGTCTATTTTTATATAGCCATTATCTTCCTCATCTAAATGATTTGTATGATTATCCATTATGTACAATTATTGACCGAAATATTCCACAAAGTTATTTTCAGTCTCGTAAATTTTTATACTGTGCAGCTGCGCTCCCGATTCGGCGATCAGGTTTACCAGTTCTTCCCATATGGCAATAGCCAGATTTTCTGTTGAAGCAAGTTTGCCTTTCATAAAATTGACATCCAGGTTCAGGTTTTTATGGTCAATTTTATCTACTACATAAGTATTGGTAATGTCTTTAAGCCATTTAAGATCTACCAAAAATCCCGTTTCAGGATTAATTTCTCCTTTAACAGTTACATACAACTGATAGTTATGCCCATGCCAGTTTGGATTGGCACATTTTCCATAGACCTCTGTATTCTGAGCTTCGGTCCAATCGGGCCTTGACAATTTATGTGCTGCGTTAAATGATGCTTTTCTGGTTATATAAATCATTCTATGTTATATTATTGACAAATATACGCAGAAAGGTTAAAGTAGAAAGGTTAAATCTCTAACTTAGCCATCATGAAGATTCTAGTGGTTGCTGCCACCTGGCAGGAAATAGCTTTATTAGCAGTACACTTCCAT comes from the Pedobacter heparinus DSM 2366 genome and includes:
- a CDS encoding 6-pyruvoyl trahydropterin synthase family protein, which translates into the protein MIYITRKASFNAAHKLSRPDWTEAQNTEVYGKCANPNWHGHNYQLYVTVKGEINPETGFLVDLKWLKDITNTYVVDKIDHKNLNLDVNFMKGKLASTENLAIAIWEELVNLIAESGAQLHSIKIYETENNFVEYFGQ
- the fabD gene encoding ACP S-malonyltransferase, whose product is MKAYIFPGQGAQFSGMGKELYENEAARILFEKANEIIGFRISDIMFSGSEEELKQTKVTQPAIFLHSVILAKTLGDAFNPDMVAGHSLGEFSALVAASALSFEDGLKLVITRANAMQKACELEPSTMAAILGLADEVVENICQEIDAVVVAANYNCPGQIVISGSIEGVDLACQKLTEAGAKRALKLNVGGAFHSPLMEPARLELQEAIEKVTIQAPVCPIYQNVEPVPNTDPQKIKANLITQLTGAVKWTQTIERMIADGADEFIEVGPGNVLQGLVKKVSRAVQTSSASS
- the folE gene encoding GTP cyclohydrolase I FolE, whose amino-acid sequence is MDNHTNHLDEEDNGYIKIDRYNEGKIAAVAHHYKDILGQLGEDPNREGLIKTPERVAKALQYLTHGYDLNPAEILRSAMFKEDYSQMVVVKDIEVFSMCEHHMLPFFGKAHIAYIPNGHIVGLSKIPRIVDAFARRLQVQERLTNEIRDCIQDTLMPAGVAVVIECKHLCMAMRGIQKQNSVTTTSAFTGEFAKDKTRAEFLRLITANLH